One stretch of Campylobacter sp. CCS1377 DNA includes these proteins:
- the lgt gene encoding prolipoprotein diacylglyceryl transferase: protein MQNWQNIYSEFNVVAFTLFDFKVYWYGIMYVLALLVALFIAKYFVKKDQFDISNTMLDNYFIWVEIGVILGARLGYILIYDANTLWYLTHPWQIFNPYINGEFVGIRGMSYHGAIVGFLVATLLFCKKYKQNVWKYLDLVALSVPIGYIFGRIGNFLNQELFGRVTDVPWGIYVDGILRHPSQLYEAFLEGFVVFLIVYFFRKIQKRQGELIAVYAMAYSLARFLCEFYREPDFGIGFVVLGLSMGQILSLLMFVASLLLFVSLKRTNNVFKKK, encoded by the coding sequence ATACAAAATTGGCAAAATATTTATTCTGAATTTAATGTAGTGGCTTTTACTTTGTTTGATTTTAAGGTCTATTGGTATGGAATTATGTATGTATTGGCCTTACTTGTAGCTTTATTTATAGCAAAATATTTTGTAAAAAAAGATCAATTTGATATTTCAAATACAATGTTGGATAATTACTTTATTTGGGTTGAAATAGGTGTTATTTTAGGAGCAAGACTTGGTTATATTCTAATTTATGATGCAAATACTTTATGGTATTTAACTCATCCTTGGCAAATTTTTAATCCTTATATTAACGGAGAATTTGTTGGAATTCGTGGAATGAGCTATCATGGAGCTATTGTGGGTTTTTTAGTGGCAACTCTTTTGTTTTGCAAAAAATATAAACAAAATGTATGGAAATATCTTGATTTGGTAGCTTTAAGTGTTCCTATTGGTTATATTTTTGGAAGAATTGGAAATTTTTTAAATCAAGAACTTTTTGGACGCGTAACTGATGTGCCTTGGGGAATTTATGTAGATGGAATTTTAAGACACCCTTCGCAACTTTACGAGGCATTTTTAGAGGGTTTTGTGGTATTTTTGATAGTATATTTTTTCAGAAAAATACAAAAAAGACAAGGAGAATTGATCGCGGTTTATGCTATGGCTTATTCTTTAGCACGCTTTTTATGTGAATTTTATCGTGAGCCTGATTTTGGTATAGGATTTGTTGTTTTGGGTTTGAGTATGGGACAGATTTTGAGTTTGCTAATGTTTGTAGCAAGTTTGTTGTTGTTTGTAAGCCTAAAAAGGACAAATAATGTTTTTAAAAAAAAATAA
- a CDS encoding fumarate reductase iron-sulfur subunit, protein MSRKLTIKAFKYNPLSKISKPHFVTYELEETPFMTIFVCLTQIREKMDADLSFDFVCRAGICGSCAMMINGVPKLACKTLTKDYPDGVIELMPMPAFRHIKDLSVNTGEWFEDMCKRVESWVHNEKETDISKIEERIEPEVADETFELDRCIECGICVASCATKLMRPNFIAATGLLRTARYLQDPHDHRSVEDFYELVGDDDGVFGCMSLLACEDNCPKNLPLQSKIAYMRRQLVAQKNK, encoded by the coding sequence ATGAGTAGAAAATTAACGATAAAGGCTTTTAAATATAATCCTTTAAGTAAAATTTCAAAACCACACTTTGTGACTTATGAGCTTGAAGAAACTCCTTTTATGACTATTTTTGTGTGTTTAACACAAATTAGAGAAAAAATGGATGCCGATCTTAGTTTTGACTTTGTGTGCCGTGCAGGGATTTGTGGATCGTGCGCTATGATGATTAATGGTGTGCCAAAACTGGCTTGTAAAACTTTGACTAAAGATTATCCTGATGGCGTGATTGAGCTTATGCCTATGCCAGCATTTAGACACATTAAAGATTTAAGCGTAAATACAGGCGAGTGGTTTGAAGATATGTGTAAGCGCGTAGAAAGCTGGGTGCATAATGAAAAAGAAACTGATATTTCAAAAATCGAAGAACGCATCGAACCAGAAGTTGCCGATGAGACTTTTGAGCTTGATCGTTGTATAGAATGTGGAATTTGTGTTGCCTCTTGTGCAACAAAACTTATGCGTCCAAATTTCATCGCAGCAACAGGACTTTTAAGAACAGCTAGATATTTGCAAGATCCACACGATCATAGAAGTGTTGAAGATTTTTATGAATTAGTGGGTGATGATGATGGTGTGTTTGGATGTATGTCTTTGCTTGCTTGTGAAGATAATTGTCCTAAAAATCTACCTTTACAAAGCAAAATTGCTTATATGAGAAGACAACTTGTCGCTCAAAAAAATAAATAA
- a CDS encoding fumarate reductase cytochrome b subunit, whose product MSELIEGYLGKSIEGKKSKMPAKLDFIQSASGLFLGLFMWVHMIFVSTILVSEEFFNSVVHFLELKFVYDNPVMSYITSFLAACVLIIFIVHAGLAMRKFPINFRQFQLLRTHSKTMKHGDTSLWWVQAFTGFVMFFLGSAHLIFIITNADKISGDMSGERVVSHFMWLFYVVLLICVELHGSIGLYRLCVKWGWFEGKNAKESRKKLKTAKWVISVFFLVLGVLSLAAFAKIGYENYQNQQNQTTAMIKNYNGASYEYTIQ is encoded by the coding sequence ATGAGTGAGCTTATCGAAGGTTATCTAGGTAAGAGCATTGAAGGCAAAAAAAGCAAGATGCCTGCGAAACTGGATTTTATCCAGAGTGCTTCTGGTCTTTTTTTAGGGCTTTTTATGTGGGTGCATATGATATTTGTATCTACGATTTTGGTGAGTGAAGAGTTTTTTAATTCTGTGGTGCATTTTTTGGAATTAAAATTTGTTTATGATAATCCAGTGATGAGCTATATCACCTCATTTTTGGCCGCCTGTGTTTTGATTATTTTTATTGTTCATGCAGGGCTTGCGATGAGAAAATTTCCTATTAATTTTCGTCAATTTCAACTTTTAAGAACTCATAGTAAAACTATGAAACATGGCGATACTTCACTTTGGTGGGTTCAAGCTTTTACAGGTTTTGTTATGTTTTTCTTGGGATCTGCACACTTGATTTTTATCATCACAAATGCAGATAAAATCAGTGGTGATATGTCAGGCGAGAGAGTGGTAAGCCATTTTATGTGGTTGTTTTATGTGGTTTTATTGATTTGTGTTGAATTACATGGAAGTATTGGGCTTTATAGACTTTGTGTAAAATGGGGCTGGTTTGAGGGTAAAAATGCCAAAGAAAGTCGTAAAAAACTTAAAACTGCTAAATGGGTTATCAGTGTATTTTTCTTAGTGCTAGGTGTATTAAGTCTTGCGGCTTTTGCAAAAATTGGTTATGAAAATTATCAAAATCAGCAAAATCAAACAACTGCAATGATAAAAAACTACAATGGAGCAAGTTATGAATATACAATACAGTGA
- a CDS encoding lysophospholipid acyltransferase family protein, whose translation MGKSFKYSFLAFGIYILQWLIFLTCKKEYLGQKLDDTPFVILFWHGRLALMPFAFRYFEKKGKKAYVMISHHKDGDLIAKNIEFFKINTIRGSSSKGAISALREAFKVLDKKDDVVITPDGPRGPYHSIADGCIALAQKCKVKILLLNYEASAYWEFKSWDRMILPKPFSKIVYRISEPIEVENLDIDEAKKRIQTNFDMMYQMDGFKNKE comes from the coding sequence ATGGGGAAATCATTTAAATATTCATTTTTAGCCTTTGGAATTTATATTTTACAATGGCTAATTTTTCTAACTTGCAAGAAAGAGTATTTGGGACAAAAACTCGATGATACCCCTTTTGTGATTTTATTTTGGCATGGTAGATTGGCTTTGATGCCTTTTGCATTTAGGTATTTTGAAAAAAAAGGTAAAAAAGCTTATGTGATGATTTCTCATCATAAAGATGGGGATTTGATTGCAAAAAATATAGAATTTTTTAAAATAAATACTATCAGAGGAAGCTCTTCAAAAGGAGCTATTTCAGCCTTAAGGGAGGCTTTTAAAGTTTTGGATAAAAAAGACGATGTAGTTATTACTCCCGATGGTCCTCGTGGGCCTTATCATAGTATTGCAGATGGTTGTATTGCTTTAGCGCAAAAATGTAAAGTGAAGATTTTATTGCTTAATTATGAAGCAAGTGCGTATTGGGAATTTAAAAGCTGGGATAGGATGATTTTGCCTAAGCCTTTTAGTAAGATTGTTTATAGAATTTCAGAGCCTATAGAAGTGGAAAATTTGGATATTGACGAGGCTAAAAAAAGAATTCAGACAAATTTTGATATGATGTATCAAATGGATGGTTTCAAAAATAAGGAATAA
- a CDS encoding type II toxin-antitoxin system YafQ family toxin, whose amino-acid sequence MRNQVFQNNFIKDLKLVRKQNWNIEAIKQCIEDLAKLDILPQKYKDHALKGDLKDFRECHIFGDLIIIYQRDEENLILYRIGRHQDLFKGY is encoded by the coding sequence ATGCGCAATCAAGTCTTTCAAAATAATTTCATCAAAGATTTGAAATTAGTTAGAAAACAAAATTGGAATATTGAAGCAATCAAACAATGTATTGAAGATTTAGCAAAGCTAGATATTTTGCCACAAAAATACAAAGACCACGCACTAAAAGGCGATTTGAAAGACTTTAGAGAGTGCCATATTTTTGGCGATTTGATTATAATATATCAAAGAGATGAAGAGAATTTAATTCTTTACCGCATAGGAAGACATCAGGACTTATTTAAAGGCTATTAG
- the nusA gene encoding transcription termination factor NusA, which produces MEKIADIIESIANEKNLPLENVKEKVIKALTNTAKKIYGENYDFFVDPKNLQLYQKITVIDDNDERLQNENNESFISLSKAKQEASEVEIGDELTYECSLENLGRTAANTLHKELEYNIQKLLEETIFEKYQKMCGKMVFGSVVRVDSEENTFIEIDELRAFLPRKNRIKGEKFKVGDVVKSVIRRVYRDKNSGIKIELSRTSPKFLEALLESEVPEIKDGFVKICASARIPGERAKIVLMSNNPNIDAIGSTVGVKGVRINAVSGELHGENIDCIEYCNEDALLISRALAPAIISSVQIEDKKAIATLNSEQKSKAIGKNGINIRLASMLTGYEIELNENKIQSSDNSQNEVFKNLQDLFKN; this is translated from the coding sequence ATGGAAAAAATTGCAGATATTATAGAATCTATTGCCAATGAAAAAAATTTACCCTTAGAAAATGTCAAAGAGAAGGTTATCAAAGCTTTGACAAATACGGCAAAAAAAATATATGGAGAAAATTATGATTTTTTTGTCGATCCTAAGAATTTACAACTTTATCAAAAAATTACCGTTATTGATGACAATGATGAAAGATTGCAAAATGAAAACAATGAAAGTTTTATTTCTTTAAGCAAGGCAAAACAAGAAGCAAGCGAGGTTGAAATCGGCGATGAATTAACCTATGAATGCTCTTTAGAAAATTTAGGCAGAACCGCTGCAAATACTTTACATAAAGAACTTGAATATAACATTCAAAAATTACTTGAAGAAACAATTTTTGAAAAATATCAAAAAATGTGTGGAAAAATGGTATTTGGAAGCGTGGTGCGCGTGGATAGCGAAGAAAATACCTTTATAGAAATCGATGAATTGCGTGCCTTTTTACCAAGAAAAAATCGTATCAAAGGTGAAAAATTTAAGGTAGGAGATGTAGTAAAATCAGTCATCAGACGCGTATATAGAGATAAAAACTCGGGTATAAAAATAGAATTAAGCAGGACTAGTCCAAAATTTTTAGAAGCCCTACTTGAATCTGAAGTCCCAGAAATTAAAGATGGTTTTGTCAAAATTTGTGCTAGTGCAAGAATTCCGGGAGAGAGAGCAAAAATCGTCCTAATGAGCAATAATCCCAACATAGATGCCATAGGTTCGACAGTTGGTGTTAAAGGGGTGAGAATAAATGCCGTAAGTGGGGAGCTTCATGGAGAAAATATAGATTGTATTGAGTACTGCAACGAAGATGCTTTGCTTATTTCAAGAGCTCTAGCACCTGCAATCATTAGCTCAGTGCAAATTGAAGATAAAAAAGCCATTGCAACCTTAAACAGCGAACAAAAAAGCAAAGCTATCGGCAAAAATGGTATTAATATTCGCCTAGCTTCGATGCTTACAGGCTATGAAATAGAATTAAACGAAAACAAAATTCAAAGCAGCGATAACTCACAAAATGAAGTCTTTAAGAATTTACAGGATTTGTTTAAAAATTAA
- a CDS encoding dynamin family protein, producing MLKLLQELWQENLVFLDLSAEFDDKNTLDLAEIAIILSVNSENYEKYIALKEFQNIFKKIHLRVDIYGIELAQVCSLNLLMKSYISKSDLIKALSILNAINDNSILLTFLENLELGQIDRKEQVLNSFSGLNHINAELCALCDDEGTQDKLRLMADKFSKLDFIIAVTGVMNSGKSSMLNALLKKDFLGVSNIPETANLTLLKYGENNKAKIYFWSIKEWENILASSKFSAEMKQFVTELSSKLDIQSYIKEDSLSEEIDLLELKNFTSAKNQISALIKKIEINASLEFLKNNICIVDTPGLDDVMVQREIVTNEYIKESDFLIHLMNVSQSLTQKDTEFLLDCLLNSRVSKLLVVLTKADLLNSKDLDEVIDYTKQTLKSRLKALEFDENFIQKIDFLSISAKKASDFYQGVADESSLKESGVLELENYLFNELYSGAKVALALEAYKKELNLEITHLITKYHLQNQAFNTLKHQLNAQNQELFLNYEKEKKNLEEAKKDTAQLVAKLSTNGANDVKVLMILLAKKLKERLIDELKYTNSKKQKMNLSRLMSIVDITVKDGINDVLREIKFENFKNIESTKEALSAKYAFLKDDFDNGFEEFKTKLSKSIENIFADDKYALFKLEIQKILEDDKDIFTLEPKLEKFINLSFENFKIDEILKELNINSQFLEFLNSKMSFYEQEQEQKMAYFNELLNNTQAKDANTFEKYEKNLEKIKCLEALRMDLINAN from the coding sequence ATGTTAAAACTTCTACAAGAATTATGGCAAGAGAATCTGGTTTTTTTAGATTTAAGTGCTGAGTTTGATGATAAAAATACTTTAGATTTGGCTGAAATTGCTATCATTTTAAGTGTGAATTCTGAAAATTATGAAAAATATATAGCCTTAAAAGAATTTCAAAATATATTTAAAAAAATTCATTTAAGAGTAGATATTTATGGTATAGAATTAGCCCAAGTGTGTTCTTTAAATTTGTTAATGAAATCTTATATTTCAAAATCTGATTTAATAAAAGCTTTAAGTATTTTAAACGCTATTAATGATAATTCCATTTTATTGACTTTTTTGGAGAATTTAGAGCTTGGGCAAATTGATAGAAAAGAACAAGTTTTAAATAGTTTTAGCGGTTTAAATCATATTAATGCAGAGCTTTGCGCTTTGTGCGATGATGAAGGCACTCAAGATAAATTGCGTTTAATGGCAGATAAATTTTCTAAGCTTGATTTTATTATCGCAGTAACTGGAGTGATGAATTCGGGAAAATCTAGTATGCTAAATGCTTTGCTTAAAAAAGATTTTTTGGGTGTTTCAAATATCCCAGAAACTGCAAATTTAACCCTATTAAAATATGGGGAGAATAATAAGGCGAAAATTTATTTTTGGAGCATTAAAGAGTGGGAAAATATTTTAGCGAGTTCTAAATTTAGCGCTGAAATGAAGCAGTTTGTAACTGAGCTTTCTTCTAAGCTTGATATTCAAAGTTATATCAAGGAGGATTCTTTAAGTGAGGAAATTGATCTTTTAGAGCTTAAAAATTTTACTAGTGCGAAAAATCAAATTTCAGCTTTAATTAAAAAAATAGAAATCAACGCATCTTTGGAATTTTTAAAAAATAATATTTGCATTGTTGATACTCCAGGTCTTGATGATGTGATGGTGCAACGAGAGATAGTGACTAATGAGTATATTAAAGAGAGTGATTTTTTGATCCACTTAATGAATGTATCTCAAAGTTTAACGCAAAAGGATACTGAGTTTTTGCTTGATTGTTTGCTAAATTCAAGAGTTTCTAAACTTTTAGTGGTTTTGACAAAGGCCGATTTGCTTAATTCTAAGGATTTAGATGAGGTTATAGACTACACTAAACAAACTTTAAAATCAAGACTTAAGGCTTTGGAATTTGATGAGAATTTTATTCAAAAAATAGATTTTTTAAGCATTAGTGCAAAAAAAGCAAGTGATTTTTACCAAGGCGTGGCAGATGAAAGCTCTTTAAAAGAGAGTGGTGTTTTAGAGCTTGAAAATTATCTTTTTAATGAGTTGTATTCAGGCGCCAAGGTTGCTTTAGCTTTAGAAGCTTATAAAAAAGAACTGAATTTAGAAATCACTCATTTAATCACCAAATATCACTTGCAAAACCAAGCATTTAATACCTTAAAGCACCAGTTAAATGCCCAAAATCAAGAATTATTTTTAAATTATGAAAAAGAAAAGAAAAATTTAGAAGAAGCAAAAAAAGATACCGCGCAACTTGTTGCTAAATTAAGCACAAATGGCGCAAATGATGTAAAAGTACTTATGATTTTACTAGCAAAAAAACTTAAAGAAAGATTGATCGATGAGTTAAAATATACAAATTCTAAAAAGCAAAAAATGAATCTTTCAAGACTTATGAGTATCGTTGATATTACAGTTAAAGATGGGATTAATGATGTATTAAGAGAGATAAAATTTGAGAATTTTAAAAATATCGAAAGCACAAAAGAAGCCTTGAGCGCAAAATATGCTTTTTTAAAAGATGATTTTGATAATGGTTTTGAAGAGTTTAAAACTAAGCTTTCTAAGAGCATTGAAAATATTTTTGCAGATGATAAATACGCCTTATTTAAGTTAGAAATTCAAAAAATTCTAGAAGATGATAAAGATATTTTCACTCTTGAGCCAAAACTTGAAAAATTTATCAATCTTTCTTTTGAAAATTTTAAAATTGATGAGATTTTAAAAGAGTTAAATATCAACTCACAGTTTTTGGAATTTTTAAATTCAAAAATGTCTTTCTATGAGCAAGAGCAAGAGCAAAAAATGGCTTATTTTAATGAGCTTTTAAACAATACGCAAGCAAAAGATGCAAATACCTTTGAAAAATATGAAAAAAATTTAGAAAAGATTAAGTGTTTAGAAGCTTTAAGAATGGATTTGATTAATGCAAATTAG
- a CDS encoding HP0268 family nuclease, whose product MELKLARTLVNEKPKSIGLDKIEAAVEQEGQKFFYFDKDNSHKQLIALIEHFEKKGLCVYHRTIRYGLDDGDFMYEVHIL is encoded by the coding sequence ATGGAGTTGAAATTAGCAAGAACTTTAGTAAATGAAAAGCCAAAAAGTATTGGTTTGGATAAAATTGAGGCAGCGGTGGAGCAAGAAGGACAAAAGTTTTTTTATTTTGACAAAGATAATTCGCATAAACAGTTAATTGCTTTAATAGAACATTTTGAAAAAAAAGGTTTGTGTGTTTATCATAGAACAATTAGATATGGACTTGATGATGGAGATTTTATGTATGAGGTGCATATTCTTTGA
- the miaB gene encoding tRNA (N6-isopentenyl adenosine(37)-C2)-methylthiotransferase MiaB yields the protein MNVRDSEHMIAELTQKENYSLTQDIKDADLILINTCSVREKPVHKLFSEVGAFDKVKKAGAKIGVCGCTASHLGKEIFKRAPSVDFVLGARNISKITKAIHTPKFLGVDIDYDESDFAFADFRNSLYKTYINISIGCDKHCTYCIVPHTRGDEISIPFSIIFNEAKKAVEKGAKEIFLLGQNVNNYGKRFSNSHEKMDFSDLLERLSEIEGLERIRFTSPHPLHMDDKFLDVFSKNPKICKSMHMPLQSGSSEILKAMKRGYTKEWYLDRALKLRSLCPKVSISTDIIVAFPGENEKDFEDTMDVIEKVRFEQIFSFKYSKRPLTKAATMPNQIPDDIASLRLTYLQERHTQILDEIMPKQEGKEFEVLFEELRADGAVAGRTDNNFLVQVKGSEELLGKICKVKIANAKRMVLYGEII from the coding sequence ATGAATGTAAGGGATTCAGAGCACATGATTGCAGAGCTTACTCAAAAAGAAAATTACTCTTTAACGCAAGATATTAAAGATGCAGACTTGATTTTAATCAATACTTGTTCGGTGCGTGAAAAACCTGTTCATAAGCTTTTTTCTGAAGTGGGTGCTTTTGATAAGGTAAAAAAAGCAGGAGCAAAAATTGGAGTTTGCGGTTGTACGGCTTCGCATTTAGGTAAGGAAATTTTTAAGCGTGCACCAAGTGTGGATTTTGTTTTGGGTGCGCGTAATATTTCAAAAATAACAAAGGCCATTCATACTCCAAAATTCTTGGGTGTAGATATTGATTATGATGAAAGTGATTTTGCTTTTGCGGATTTTAGAAATAGTCTTTATAAAACTTATATTAATATTTCCATAGGTTGTGATAAGCACTGCACTTATTGTATAGTTCCGCACACTAGAGGTGATGAAATTTCTATACCTTTTAGTATTATTTTTAATGAGGCTAAAAAAGCCGTAGAAAAAGGTGCAAAGGAGATTTTTTTACTTGGGCAAAATGTAAATAATTATGGAAAAAGATTTTCAAATTCGCATGAAAAGATGGATTTTTCAGATTTATTGGAGCGTTTAAGTGAGATAGAAGGCTTAGAACGCATTCGTTTTACTAGTCCACATCCTTTGCATATGGATGATAAATTTTTAGATGTTTTTTCAAAAAATCCTAAAATTTGTAAATCAATGCATATGCCTTTACAAAGCGGATCAAGTGAAATTTTAAAGGCTATGAAAAGAGGCTATACGAAAGAATGGTATTTAGATCGTGCATTAAAACTTCGTTCTTTATGTCCTAAAGTAAGCATTTCTACGGATATCATTGTTGCTTTTCCGGGTGAAAATGAAAAAGATTTTGAAGATACAATGGATGTGATTGAGAAAGTGCGTTTTGAGCAAATTTTTTCTTTTAAATACTCCAAACGCCCTTTAACAAAGGCTGCTACTATGCCAAATCAAATTCCTGATGATATTGCTTCCTTAAGACTAACATATTTGCAAGAAAGACACACGCAAATTTTAGATGAAATTATGCCAAAACAAGAAGGTAAAGAATTTGAAGTGTTGTTTGAAGAATTGCGTGCTGATGGGGCTGTGGCAGGTAGAACGGATAATAATTTTTTAGTGCAAGTTAAAGGCAGTGAGGAATTATTGGGTAAAATTTGCAAAGTAAAAATTGCAAATGCAAAGCGTATGGTGCTGTATGGGGAAATCATTTAA
- a CDS encoding fumarate reductase flavoprotein subunit — MNIQYSDALVIGGGLAGLRAAIEVAKSGQSVTLLSICPVKRSHSAAVQGGMQASLGNGAKGEGDNEDLHFADTVKGSDWGCDQEVARMFAQTAPKAVRELAAWGVPWTRVKKGERTVVINAQKTTIKERDEAHGLINARDFGGTKKWRTCFIADATGHCMLYGVANEAIKHQVKIIDRMEAVRIIHDGKKCLGVIARDLTNGQLIAYVARGTMIATGGYGRIYKQTTNAVICEGTGAAIALETGLCRLSNMEAVQFHPTPIVPSGILLTEGCRGDGGILRDVDGYRFMPDYEPEKKELASRDVVSRRMMEHIRKGKGVKSPYGDHLWLDISILGRAHVEKNLRDVQDICKTFNGIDPADEGPKGWAPVLPMQHYSMGGIRTKPTGESQWLDGLFACGEAACWDMHGFNRLGGNSCAETVVAGMIVGDYFADYCKNNGEIIDTNIVKDFLSKEYQYLKSLTDKEGKHNVFEIKNRMKEIMWDKVAIFRTGEGLKEAVDELEKLYKDAQDVKVHCKELDCANPELEEAYRVPRMLKIALCVAYGALLRTESRGAHYREDYPKRDDLNWMKRTLTYWVEGETLPRVEYADLDIMKMEMPPAFRGYGAKGNIIENPLSEKRQAEVDAIREKMEAEGKSRHEIQHALMPYELQPKYKALNQRIGVDYE, encoded by the coding sequence ATGAATATACAATACAGTGATGCTTTAGTAATAGGTGGCGGTTTAGCAGGTCTTAGAGCTGCTATTGAGGTTGCAAAAAGCGGTCAAAGTGTAACGCTTTTAAGTATTTGTCCGGTAAAAAGATCTCACTCAGCTGCGGTGCAAGGTGGTATGCAAGCAAGTTTGGGAAATGGTGCTAAAGGAGAAGGTGATAATGAAGATCTCCACTTCGCAGATACAGTTAAAGGAAGTGACTGGGGCTGTGATCAAGAAGTAGCAAGGATGTTTGCACAAACCGCTCCTAAAGCTGTGCGTGAGCTTGCAGCTTGGGGTGTGCCTTGGACTAGGGTAAAAAAAGGTGAAAGAACGGTTGTAATCAATGCGCAAAAAACAACCATTAAAGAAAGAGATGAGGCACACGGACTTATTAACGCTCGTGATTTTGGCGGAACAAAAAAATGGAGAACTTGTTTTATAGCTGATGCAACAGGACACTGTATGCTTTATGGCGTGGCAAATGAAGCAATTAAACACCAAGTAAAAATCATCGATAGAATGGAAGCAGTAAGAATCATTCATGATGGTAAAAAATGTTTAGGTGTTATTGCAAGGGATTTAACTAACGGACAATTAATTGCTTATGTGGCAAGGGGAACTATGATAGCGACAGGTGGCTATGGTAGAATTTATAAACAAACCACTAATGCGGTTATTTGTGAGGGAACAGGTGCGGCCATTGCTCTTGAGACAGGACTTTGCAGACTTTCAAATATGGAAGCAGTGCAGTTTCATCCAACTCCTATTGTGCCAAGTGGAATTTTACTTACTGAAGGTTGTCGTGGTGATGGTGGTATTTTGCGTGATGTGGATGGATATCGTTTTATGCCAGATTATGAACCAGAGAAAAAAGAACTTGCAAGCCGTGATGTCGTAAGTCGTAGAATGATGGAGCATATTCGCAAAGGTAAAGGTGTAAAAAGTCCTTATGGAGATCACTTATGGCTTGATATTTCAATTCTTGGTCGTGCGCATGTAGAAAAAAATCTTCGTGATGTTCAAGATATTTGTAAAACTTTTAATGGTATCGATCCAGCTGATGAAGGTCCAAAAGGTTGGGCACCGGTTTTACCTATGCAGCATTATTCTATGGGTGGAATCAGAACAAAACCAACGGGCGAAAGTCAATGGCTAGATGGTCTTTTTGCTTGTGGTGAAGCAGCTTGCTGGGATATGCACGGCTTTAATCGTTTGGGCGGAAATTCATGTGCTGAAACTGTTGTTGCAGGTATGATAGTGGGAGATTATTTTGCAGATTATTGTAAAAATAATGGCGAAATCATTGATACTAATATCGTAAAAGACTTTTTGTCAAAAGAATACCAATATTTAAAATCATTAACCGACAAAGAAGGCAAACATAATGTTTTTGAAATCAAAAACAGAATGAAAGAAATCATGTGGGATAAAGTGGCTATCTTTAGAACAGGCGAAGGCTTAAAAGAAGCTGTAGATGAGCTTGAAAAACTTTATAAAGATGCACAAGATGTAAAAGTACACTGCAAAGAACTTGACTGCGCTAATCCAGAATTGGAAGAAGCTTATAGAGTTCCAAGAATGCTTAAAATAGCTCTTTGTGTGGCTTATGGAGCACTACTTAGAACTGAAAGCCGTGGGGCACATTATAGAGAAGATTATCCAAAAAGAGATGATTTAAATTGGATGAAAAGAACGCTTACTTATTGGGTTGAAGGTGAAACTTTACCAAGAGTTGAGTATGCGGATTTAGATATTATGAAAATGGAAATGCCGCCAGCATTCCGCGGATACGGTGCCAAAGGAAATATCATAGAAAATCCTTTAAGTGAAAAGCGCCAAGCAGAAGTGGATGCGATTCGTGAAAAAATGGAGGCAGAAGGCAAGAGTCGTCATGAAATTCAACACGCTTTAATGCCTTATGAGTTGCAACCAAAATACAAAGCATTAAACCAAAGAATAGGAGTTGATTATGAGTAG